The window TTAAATTATTCTACTACTCAGTAATCTCACATACACTACCCAAATCTCGATAGTGGGGCAAATACGCCACTAGAGTACCTAATCTTTCGTTTTATGGGTTCAAAACAAACAACCTCGcaaataacataattaatCACATTCTACAATGCGAAttgctttttataatttatgttttcaatATTAGCCAAGTTATTTATAGAACTCAGCACAGCCCTGATTTGaacggttttttttaaatgttggaACGTTAGTAAACAGACTAACCACTTATTTTACTATTAGAACTAGCAATTATAATTTCAATACGTCTGTAATAAACGAAGCCCTTCATCACGCAAATAAGGCGCGAATGGAAATTTCCTAATTTGAAGCAAATTCATTCACTATCTCAGCATGATATCATCAATTTAACTTGCCTATCCACGCTTACGATTGTGCTAAGTCGTATATTTAGAGACGATATCGTTTTAACATTGAAGTGAACAATAatctaaatttcaaattatcagTAATTATTAGGTCTTGCTATACAGGGCAATCCAAGTTGGATGGGATTTAGGATTTTCTTTGTTTGTGGAAAAACGACCAATTGGCAAATGTCCATGTAATACATTTAATAATGAGAAATTTGCATATATATCTTTATGGTTTAGGATCAAACTAAACATACCTAAGTGATATGAATTAAGAATAACATTAAGAATTGAGCAtaggcaatttaaaattagaaaattcgaTAAATCTAGTCGACTGGAGTTTTTTTGAACCATGAGTaagctaaaattaatttcaaaattaactgGTACTCAGTACTGCTATAGTATCAAAAGTTGCATTAtcaaaaatgatcaaatttcaatttttctttatttcaggAAAACAAAATcggataaaaaaattctgttagTAGCCCAAGATCTTATCTCCCGCATGATTAGGATAAAAATAGTCGCCCttaattcaaaacaattttcaaacatttcaaGGATAACCAATCTATTTTTATCATCATAACATTGTTATGGTGTAACTGATTAAGTACAGTTTTCTGaattaacaattaaacttTAACAATTAGCATCTATtcataatagaaaataattactaTATAGGTTTGGTTGTCCCATTAATAAACGTCATCCgtcatatctcaaaaactatacATGGTAAAAACtatgatataaaaatttcattaaataataataaattattatatatgtatatgttacTATTTAATTATATGGTATAATGACATGTACTCAAAGATCATTTAAATTCCATATTTAGTCAGCTGTGAagtttgttaaagaaaaaacgtaTGTCAATTGTTAGTGTATATTTGGTTATTAAAATAACCGACATcatttgctaattttttatACCGAAACGCTTCTATCGGAGACATTCagccaattattatttactcttttgtttatttaccatTGGGCCTTTGCATTTTTCCCATAACCAGTATACACAATCGAAGACCTTAAAGAACAGATTAGAAGATTAGAAGAGTGTGCAAGCTTCACCCCAAAAGTTCTCGACAATGCTTTCCAAAGCACAAAACGTCGAGTAAATTTGTGCATTGAAGTGAACGGACAACATTTTCAACTAttactttgaatttttcaaatgattagattttttcgattaaaatgTGTCCTTAAAAAATAGCCTTAATGTTTTTGCGGTATATGAGCAAGTTACGACCTACTTTTTATCTTCTATTTCTCCTGCGTAAAATTCCACAGCTccttaaatatgaaatttagaTAATCTCACCCTATTAATATATTACGCAATAATATATCAATATCTGCTTTTCCAACTTATCCAGAATGAGCCAgtgaaattaatgattttcccATATAAGTAATAGACAATGACTGTAtacaaatttaacaatttttagatttttgatCTCACTgaaatgtcaaatttggtTGTTGTGATCGtcttttatttatacaggAACAAAATCACATGTTTCTGTGACACCCTCTGTTTTTGAGTAAGTTGAAACGGCATATATTACCAATAAAAAGCTTTAATTGCCTTGGGTTGTCCTTCAAAAATGCTATGATGGTATTGGTTTGgagtaaaatattcattatttgtAAGTATTGAGTAAAACAGTCCCTGTAAATGACTGTACCTTCTACTCCCTAGATAATTTTTACCATGTCTCAAGCCCCAAAAACACCTaacattatttcaattttacttaCCCTCCAGCCACCAAATGAATTACAGTATCCCTTTGATTCATATCATAAAACTCAGGTCTTGGCTTTAGGAAAGTCTCTACTTAGTAATTTACTTGCACAAAGCTGTGTTGAGTGACAGCAAATTTGGGGACAATGCTTAGGACTTAAGACTTCTCTGCATAGTGTCCAGCTGACTATTTCAGCCTTGATTTGAGCACAATGTGCATGTGGTATAACTCTTCAACCTCAACGcaaatataacaaatatttcctCAAGGGAAGAAAATAGGGGTTTATCTGCGATGCAAACAAGTTCCTTTTGAATTTCATCTGTTGCCGATCCCTGGATGGAAATGAGAATGGGAACCGGTCTACGTAACACAGCACTGGTAAACAAACTTAAAATCCACTCACTTTCAGCCGCTATTGTTTGCAAATAGTCGAATTTTCATCCTTGACCGTTCCAATGGGGCGAGAAATAAAATGCACCTGCACCCTCTTACTTAACCCCTTAGTAATCGCGTGGGGACCTGTCACAATAACAATCCCGCATGTCAAACCGGTTCGGGTTCATAACGATGTCACATATCACGTGGTATTGTTTTGCCGGCTGTTTGCTTTTTGTTTGTTGGAGAGGGGCCTGGAAAATTTTCCTCTGGGTGGTTTGGTAATAGTCGAACTTTGAAAGAcctaaaatatcataaaaaaatcgaatcagAGAATAATAATGTAACGCTCTAACGTTGGCAAAGCAATAAGATTAGTATAAAGAGAATTTCTTGGCATTCTGcgcatttaaaaatagatcAAAGGtgtattatattttgaaaacacttGAAAGCCGACGGTGTTGCTATTTTGcgttatcaaaaaattctcaCCTTGGGAAAAGTTAGCTGATGGAATTGCTTTATATCTGTTTCCAAACGTATTTATATAACacttttaattggaaaaaaggaCCACAATAATTAGATTTCACTATCAAGTACCAGTCAACGACTGCCACTGACTACTGCCGACAATATACCGATTAAATGACGatgatgttcaatttaaaGATCAGATGAAGTCTCACTTCATTACATCAAAGAATAGAATGAATAGACATGATGTATGAGTCGTCACTTGTCACTGTCACTTAGATTTGTTTTTCGCatgttttagttaatttttattgtttactgTTTACGTTTCAATTTGGTTtctttttaaggaaatatctAAACcttgataaatttcaatttggaaCGAAGTGGCTATACTTCAGTTGGAATAACAATGTAGAACTTTTCATTGATTGTCTCCAGAGATTGTTCCATCAATTAATCACACATGACTATACGActaatttctcaaaatagagCTGTACATTGCTATATGATTTTAATTCTGTGGATATTAGTAGTTATTGGCGGGATTTATAAACTACTCAATGAAAACCACATGCATGCAGTTATCACGCCGGTCACTACAGAATTGTTTCACAATTTAGGCATTGCTAATGTTAAAACTAAGAGATTGTACAGGATTTGTAATTTTCCTGAGGAAATATATCAAGGAAATGAAGGTATAAATCACTGATTAGATAAGCAGCAGTGAACAAATGACAAAactaatcaaaaactttactgTAGGCATTTTAGATAATAAGAAATGGCTTCTTAAAGGactgataattttaataagacATGGTGACCGAGGTCCATTACAACATGTTAAAGGAATTTCTTCTGTAAATTGTAATACTgatgaaacaaatattttaaatacttaCAAGGTACAATGGAATTTTGATTCCTCTagtgtaatttaataataaaatttaaaaatttatttaatagaaacAGCTACTTCAGCAAAACTAAAAACATTCCTATTTCCATTGAGATAATACATTTTATAACACATTACATTCAACTTTCTCTAATCTATAAGCATCtacttcatatttattttattcatcaaTTTCAGTCTTATCTCCACAACCTAACTGTAACAGGTAAAATGCAATGGACAGGTCCAGGACCATTTCATGGGTTCCCAGTAATTCCTCGTAACCCTGACCTATGCCAGTTAGCTCAATTAACCATGCAGGGTATAAGCCAGCTATTAAATTTAGgccaaatgttgaaaaaaagttaCCATGAAGTGTGGCCAAAATTACAATCCCTCAGTGTAGAAGAGGTGTTGATCTATAGTACTAGATATAGGAGAACTTTCCAATCAGTGTTAGCCTTTTTGTATGGATTTATTTCTAATGAGACTGTGGCTAAGATAGGGATTAGGGAAAGTCAGTCTATGAGCTTTTGCTTTAAAGATTGTGAATGTCCTATAACTGATAGCTTGAGAAAGTAAGATTGGATAAGGGTGGTGTGATGTGAGTTGGTGTAATGATGTTATAGGCTCATCCAGAAGACTGAATCACATCAATTGAAGTCACATCCTGCTATTGAAACTTTGTCACAAACAATTGGAGAAGTTTTGCTATCTACTAATGCAGAGCACACTTCTCTACTAAAAGATCCCACAGTCATTCGGGATGCCTTACTCACATATGTTTGTCATAGAAGTGGACTACCTTGTGATTCTTTTGGCACTTGTTTGGGGTAACTGCTtgttaagatatttttatcaGAAGATAACAATTGATGTTTTAGGAGACAGAACATAGCTGGGATTATAGCATACACTGACtggatgaattttcaaaaatggagAAACGAGCattggggtaaattatgcttACTCAAAGCATATGGACAAATTAAGCACATAGTTCAACAAATGCTTCACATGGTAATAAGGTGACTAACTGAGAAATTAATTAGTATATTAAGATTGGAGGTCTTTTAGGTTGGTTCAAATGGTCCTCACTTGGTCGTTTATTCGGGCCATGATTTTAGTTTACTGCAACTAGCCACCGCTCTAGGTTTAGAACACGACCCCCTTTTGCTCCGCTATGCCTCtagattagtttttgaaatatacttAGATAATCGCCAGAGAAGTATCG is drawn from Euwallacea fornicatus isolate EFF26 chromosome 7, ASM4011564v1, whole genome shotgun sequence and contains these coding sequences:
- the LOC136340258 gene encoding 2-phosphoxylose phosphatase 1 isoform X2 produces the protein MTIRLISQNRAVHCYMILILWILVVIGGIYKLLNENHMHAVITPVTTELFHNLGIANVKTKRLYRICNFPEEIYQGNEDNKKWLLKGLIILIRHGDRGPLQHVKGISSVNCNTDETNILNTYKSYLHNLTVTGKMQWTGPGPFHGFPVIPRNPDLCQLAQLTMQGISQLLNLGQMLKKSYHEVWPKLQSLSVEEVLIYSTRYRRTFQSVLAFLYGFISNETVAKIGIRESQSMSFCFKDCECPITDSLRKLIQKTESHQLKSHPAIETLSQTIGEVLLSTNAEHTSLLKDPTVIRDALLTYVCHRSGLPCDSFGTCLGRQNIAGIIAYTDWMNFQKWRNEHWGKLCLLKAYGQIKHIVQQMLHMVGSNGPHLVVYSGHDFSLLQLATALGLEHDPLLLRYASRLVFEIYLDNRQRSIDDKGIYFRLLSNGNDVTHEISFCKNIVSIDKKNGFCKIEDIVRFLHDDYFSSLNVTNFKDACVKKSEREAVDELFQFR
- the LOC136340258 gene encoding 2-phosphoxylose phosphatase 1 isoform X1; protein product: MTIRLISQNRAVHCYMILILWILVVIGGIYKLLNENHMHAVITPVTTELFHNLGIANVKTKRLYRICNFPEEIYQGNEGILDNKKWLLKGLIILIRHGDRGPLQHVKGISSVNCNTDETNILNTYKSYLHNLTVTGKMQWTGPGPFHGFPVIPRNPDLCQLAQLTMQGISQLLNLGQMLKKSYHEVWPKLQSLSVEEVLIYSTRYRRTFQSVLAFLYGFISNETVAKIGIRESQSMSFCFKDCECPITDSLRKLIQKTESHQLKSHPAIETLSQTIGEVLLSTNAEHTSLLKDPTVIRDALLTYVCHRSGLPCDSFGTCLGRQNIAGIIAYTDWMNFQKWRNEHWGKLCLLKAYGQIKHIVQQMLHMVGSNGPHLVVYSGHDFSLLQLATALGLEHDPLLLRYASRLVFEIYLDNRQRSIDDKGIYFRLLSNGNDVTHEISFCKNIVSIDKKNGFCKIEDIVRFLHDDYFSSLNVTNFKDACVKKSEREAVDELFQFR